The DNA segment AGCACGTCGGGCTGAACGTGGCCATGGACGCCTACGCCAATTCGGCCCTCACAGGCGTCCGGGGCGGGCTGGTGCTCCTGGTGGCGGACGATCCGGGGATGCACAGCAGCCAGAACGAGCAGGACAGCCGCCGCCTGGCCGAATTCGCCTGGCTCCCTTGCCTCGAACCGAGCACGGTCCAGGAGTGCTACGACCTCACCTTCCGCGCCTTCGAGCTGTCGGAAGCCCTCCAGTTGCCCGTGATGCTGCGGGTGGTGACCCGCCTGGCCCATTGCCGGGCGCCCCTCGCCCGGCGGGAGACCTTGGCTCCCATGGGACTGGGGCTCGTGCCCAAGGGCGCCATCCAGGACTGGGTGCTCATCCCCTCCAACGCCCGTCGCCGCTACGTGGACCTGCTGGCCAAGCAGCCCCGCCTGAAGGAGGAAGTGGCCTCCCTGAACCATGTGGTTCCGGGCGCCTCCCGCCGCGGCGTGGCCGCCGCGGGCATGGGTCGGGCCTATTTCCTTCAACTGCTCCTGGAACATCCGGAACTTGCCGCCCTGCCCCGCCTGGAAGTGGCCGCCTATCCCCTGGATCCCGCCCTCGAACAGGCCTTTCTCGCCCAGGTGGACGAGGTCGTGGTCTTCGAGGAGGACTATCCGGTCCTGGAAGAGCACTTCCTCCTGCGGGGCGCCCAGGTTCACGGCCGGTTGGACGGTTCCCTCCCGCGGACCGGCGAGCTGTCCCCGCGCCTCCTGAAGGACGCTCTGGGCCTGGCCTCGCCCCAAGGCAAGGCCGCTGCGGGCTTGGATCTTCCCGTGCGCGCCCCGCGGTTCTGCGACGGCTGCGGGCACGTGGACGCCTACGAGGCCCTCCAGCAGGCCCTGGCCAACCTGGGCGTGCCCGAGACCCGCGTCTTCGGCGACATCGGGTGCTACACCCTGGCCGCCCAGGAGCCCATGGGCGCCATCCACGCTGTGGTCGAGATGGGCGCCAGCATCAGCATGGCCGTGGGCGCCGCCCTGGCGGGGCAGACGCCCTCCGTGGCGGTCATCGGCGATTCCACCTTCGGCCACAGCGGACTGCCCGCCCTCCTGACGGCGGCGGACGCCGGCGCCAACGTTACGGTGATGATCCTCGACAACCGCGTGGTGGGGATGACCGGCCAACAGCCCAGCCAGGCCCTGGACCAGGTGGAGCGCCTGGTGAAGGGCCTCGGCATCTCCGAGGACCACGTCCGGGTGCTCCTGCCCGTCCCCAAGCAGCACGACGCCAACGTCCTGGCCATGGAAGCCGCCCTGCGCCATCCCGGGCCGTCGGTGGTGGTGTTCCGGCGGGAATGCATCCAGTCCATCCGCCGGGGCGTCCTGAAGGAGCACGACCGGCAGGAACGCGAGCGCTGCACCACGGAGGCCTGCTCATGAACGCTTCCCGAATCCACGGCATCGTCCTTTCCGGCGTGGGGGGCCAGGGGGTGCTCTCCCTCGCCCAGATCCTGCTGGAGGCCCTGCGCCGCAGCGGACTCCACGCCCTCCAGTCCGAGATCCACGGCATGAGCCAGCGGGGCGGCAGCGTCCACGCCCAGGTCTGCTACGCCGACACGCCGCTCAGCTCGCCGATCATCGACGAGGGCTGCGCGGACCTGCTCATCGCCCTGGAGCCCCTGGAGGCGCTGCGCTACGTGGCCATGCTGCGCGTCGACGGCCACCTCGTGGTCTCGGAAGAGCCCGAAGTGAACATGGAGGGCTACCCGCCTCTGGACGACGTGTACGCCGCCCTCAAGGCCGTTCCGGGCGCCCATCTCCTGGATACCGAGGACCTGGCGCGGCGGCTCAACCATCGCCAGGCCGGGGGCATGGCCCTGCTGGGGATGGCCTCGCGGTTCCTGCCCGTGGAGGAAGAGGTCTGGCGCGAGGTCATCGCCCAGCGCTTCGAGTCCAAGGGCCCCCGCGTCGCCGAAAAGAACCTCGAAGCCTTCGCCGCCGGCCGCGGCTTCATCCAGGAACCGGTGGGAGCCTGACATGACCGAAACGACGGGATTCCTCCACGAGGAGCGGGCCTACGGCCTGCTCGCCGCCGCGGGCCTGCGGGTGCCCCGCCACGGGTTCCTCGAAGGGGGATCGCTGCCCTTCGCGCCCGGCGAACCCATCGTGCTGAAGGGAATCGCCGACCAGCTCTGGCACAAGTCGGACAAGGGCGCCGTCCACTTCGGGGCCTTCGACGCCGACGCGCTCCGGGCGGAAGCCGCGGCCATGCGCCAGCGCGTGGCGGGCCACCCCTGGATCGGCGGCCTCGTGTGCGAGAAGGTCGCCTTCAAGCGCCTCTCCGGACTGCCCACGGAAGCCCTCGTCTCCCTCAAGCGCGATCCCGAAGCCGGCTGGCTGGCGGTCTGCGGGATCGGCGGCCTCCAGGCCGATGCCTGGGCGGCCCTGGCGCCGCCCCTGATCTGGCCCCTCGCCCTGTGCACGCCCGAGCAGGCCCTCGCGGACCTGCGGGAGCACTGGCTAGGCCGCACATGGCTGGGCCGCCAGCGCGGGACGGAAGCGCTCACGGACGAGACGAAGCTGCTCGCCTTCCTCCGAGGCCTCTGGAAAGCAGCGGAAGGCCTCGGTCGCGAGGGCGTCACCCTGCTGGAGCTGAATCCCGTGGTCCTGGACGCCGACGGCCTGCCCACGGCCCTGGACGGCGTGGGCACCCTCGACGCGGCGCCTTCCGAACCTCCCGCCGCGCCGGACCCGGCCTGGTACCGCGCCCTGGTGGCGCCCCGCGACCTCGTGATCGCCGGGGTCTCCAGCCGCGAAGGGACCGTGGGCCGCATCATCCTGGAAAACGTCCGGCGGTCCTCCCTCCCCGAGGGCGCCCTCCGTCTCATCAAGCCCGGCGCGCCGGAGTTCCTGGGGCTGCCCTGCCTGGGCTCCGTCGCCGATCTGGCCGCGGCGCCCACGGATCAGCTCATCGTGTCTCTGCCCGCGGTCCAGACGCTGGAGATGGTCGAGCAGCTGTGCCGCCAGGGCGGCGGCGCCACCGTCGTCTACGTGGTGGCCGGGGGCCTGGGCGACGGGGCCGACACCGAGGGCCTGGGCAAGCGGCTGGTGGCCTGCCTGGAGGCGCACCGTCGCGCCGGCAAGTGGACGCCCGCGCTGGTGGGCCCCAACGGCCTGGGCCTCTACAGTCCGGACCTGGACCTCAACACCCTCTTCATTCCCGACGAGAAGCTGCCCCTCCGGCCGCGGCCCGGCCACGCGGCGCTGGTGAGCCAGAGCGGCGCCTTCCTCATCACCCGCCTGAGCCGTCGCCCGGAGCTGGGCCTCCGCGCCGCCGTGGCGGTGGGAAACCAGATGGATCTGCGCTGTTCGGATTTCCTGGACGGCTTCGGCTCGGATCCCGCCGTGAAGGTCGTGGGGGCCTACCTGGAAGGCTTCGCCCCCGGCGACCTGAAGGCCACGGCCCAAGCCACCGCCCGCCTGCGGGCCGCGGGCCGCCGCGTGCTCCTGTACAAGGGCGGGCGCAGTCAGGAGGGCATGGCCGCCGCAAGCAGCCACACGGGCGCCCTGGCTGGGGACCACGCGCTCCAGGCCAGCGTGCTGCGCCGCGCGGGAGCCATGCTCGCCGAGCGCATCGAAGCCTTCGACGCGGCTCTCTCCTGGTTGGGCGCCTATGCCGAGGGCACGCCGCGCCGCGTGGCCATCATGACCAACGCCGGATTCGAGTCCGTGGCCTCCGCGGACCTGCTGGACGGCCCGTTCCGGGGCTCCCGCCTGACGGAAGCCGAGACCTCGGCCCTGGCGGAAACCATCGAGCGCCATGGCCTGACGGGTCTGGTGAGCGCCCGCCTCCCCCTGGACCTCACGCCCATGGCCGACGAGGCCGCCTACCTGGCGGGCGCCCGGCTGCTGCTGGCCTCCGAGGCCGATGCCGTGGTGGTGGGCCTGGTGCCCCTCACCCGGCGCCTGGGGACTGCCGACCCGGCGGCCTTCGGCCCCTTCGCCGCGGATCTGGCCAAGGCGGCCCGGGAGAGCGGCAAGTGGCTGGGCGTCGCGGTGGAGGGGGGCGCCATCTACGACGCCTACCGCCAGGGCCTGCGCGAGGCCGGCCTGCCCGTGTTCCTGACCATGGAAGAAGCGCTGGAGGGCCTGCGCGTCATCGCCGCGGAGTTGTGATTCCGCGCATGGCCCGCGCCGCCATTTGGAGTCAGACTCTATTTCGGACCACTTAGGACCGAAATGTCCCGCATCCTCCCCCCCTGGCGCACCCTCCTCCCCGTCGAGCACGGGAGCTGGTTCATGCTCGGGTTCCCGCTCGTCCTGGGCCTCCTGCTGCGGCCCAGCTGGGGCGGAGGCTGCCTGGGGCTGGGGGCCCTCGCGGCGTTCCTCGCCCGCACGCCCCTTCGAAAGGTGCTCCGCGGACCCAGGGATCCGGCGCAGCTCCGGG comes from the Geothrix sp. 21YS21S-4 genome and includes:
- a CDS encoding indolepyruvate oxidoreductase subunit beta, whose protein sequence is MNASRIHGIVLSGVGGQGVLSLAQILLEALRRSGLHALQSEIHGMSQRGGSVHAQVCYADTPLSSPIIDEGCADLLIALEPLEALRYVAMLRVDGHLVVSEEPEVNMEGYPPLDDVYAALKAVPGAHLLDTEDLARRLNHRQAGGMALLGMASRFLPVEEEVWREVIAQRFESKGPRVAEKNLEAFAAGRGFIQEPVGA
- a CDS encoding thiamine pyrophosphate-dependent enzyme, with product MAHSTLALGVEAVGCAAFDAGIKGAFGYPGTPSTEGFEFVEAMIRAQPEGRVSQWASNEKVAYDLALGMSYAGFRSLVTMKHVGLNVAMDAYANSALTGVRGGLVLLVADDPGMHSSQNEQDSRRLAEFAWLPCLEPSTVQECYDLTFRAFELSEALQLPVMLRVVTRLAHCRAPLARRETLAPMGLGLVPKGAIQDWVLIPSNARRRYVDLLAKQPRLKEEVASLNHVVPGASRRGVAAAGMGRAYFLQLLLEHPELAALPRLEVAAYPLDPALEQAFLAQVDEVVVFEEDYPVLEEHFLLRGAQVHGRLDGSLPRTGELSPRLLKDALGLASPQGKAAAGLDLPVRAPRFCDGCGHVDAYEALQQALANLGVPETRVFGDIGCYTLAAQEPMGAIHAVVEMGASISMAVGAALAGQTPSVAVIGDSTFGHSGLPALLTAADAGANVTVMILDNRVVGMTGQQPSQALDQVERLVKGLGISEDHVRVLLPVPKQHDANVLAMEAALRHPGPSVVVFRRECIQSIRRGVLKEHDRQERERCTTEACS
- a CDS encoding acetate--CoA ligase family protein; the protein is MTETTGFLHEERAYGLLAAAGLRVPRHGFLEGGSLPFAPGEPIVLKGIADQLWHKSDKGAVHFGAFDADALRAEAAAMRQRVAGHPWIGGLVCEKVAFKRLSGLPTEALVSLKRDPEAGWLAVCGIGGLQADAWAALAPPLIWPLALCTPEQALADLREHWLGRTWLGRQRGTEALTDETKLLAFLRGLWKAAEGLGREGVTLLELNPVVLDADGLPTALDGVGTLDAAPSEPPAAPDPAWYRALVAPRDLVIAGVSSREGTVGRIILENVRRSSLPEGALRLIKPGAPEFLGLPCLGSVADLAAAPTDQLIVSLPAVQTLEMVEQLCRQGGGATVVYVVAGGLGDGADTEGLGKRLVACLEAHRRAGKWTPALVGPNGLGLYSPDLDLNTLFIPDEKLPLRPRPGHAALVSQSGAFLITRLSRRPELGLRAAVAVGNQMDLRCSDFLDGFGSDPAVKVVGAYLEGFAPGDLKATAQATARLRAAGRRVLLYKGGRSQEGMAAASSHTGALAGDHALQASVLRRAGAMLAERIEAFDAALSWLGAYAEGTPRRVAIMTNAGFESVASADLLDGPFRGSRLTEAETSALAETIERHGLTGLVSARLPLDLTPMADEAAYLAGARLLLASEADAVVVGLVPLTRRLGTADPAAFGPFAADLAKAARESGKWLGVAVEGGAIYDAYRQGLREAGLPVFLTMEEALEGLRVIAAEL